The DNA window GAGCTGAACAGCATCCTCTCCGGGCTGCCGCTGTTCATCAGCGTCAACACCTTCACGGGTACGCCCACGAGCTACACGGCGAAGATCGAGGTGTATCCGCGCTTCTTCGACTTCCGTGGCGCCAGCTCCGTGTACATCGAGGAGGCGGTGGACCCGGTCTACGTGGTGAATGGCGTGGACAACCTGGTGTACCGCGGCCGGGCGGACGTGCTGGCGGACTCGCTGGTGGTGACGGCCGAGGACGGCACGCCGCTGGTGTCGCGCGTGGACGCGGACACGTTCCGGCTGGACTGGTCGTATTCGGCGGTGAAGCAGGCCATGGACCCGCACACCACGCCGCTGACCTTCACCGCGAGCACCCTGGGTGGGCAGTCGGTGCAGAAGACGGCGCGGCTGGTGGCGCGCGTGACGTCGCTGGCGCTGACGACGGAGGACCCGTACCAGGTGTGGCCGTCGGAGTCCTGTCGGCCGGAGGTGTACAGCTGCATCCACTCGAAGCCGGCGGGCACGACGGACTACGGCGACTGTGGTTCGAACCGCCAGGTGTCGCGGTGTATGTACGTGACGAACGCGTGTGAGGTAGCGCCGAGCGTGGCCCTGGCGCTGACGCCGGTCGACGCGTCGGCGCTGGAGCCGGCCATCGACGCGTGGAACGACGGTTCGAACGGTGGCGCGTGGCACCACCTGGAGCCCATCGACGCGTACAGCACGCCGGTGTGCACGACGCCGCCCGCGACCATCCAGGCGGTGATGAACGAGGTCCACGGTGGGCTGTCGCAGCAGTACCAGGGCTTCCCGGCCATCGAGGACGGCGTGTTCACCGACCGGGCGGGCCTGTCGCAGAGCGTGTTCTTCGTGAACGGTTACTACGGCAATGGCGAGGCGCTGCTCGCGGCGATCGACGCGTATGCCGGTGGCGGCGCGGTCCATGCGTGGATTGGCGACTACGAGGTGCCGTGCCACAACTGCCACCAGTTCAACCAGGTGGCCGTGCTGTTCTACCCGGCGAGCGGCAAGGTGCTCGTGCTCCAGGGGTACACGGGCTACGACTCGTGAGTTGAGGTTGGGCTGAAGGTGAAGGCTCCGTCTCCTTCGTGGGGGCGGGGCCTTGGTCGTTTCTGGGACGGCGCGTCCCGGCGGTTGACGAGCGCCCCTGCCATCTCGCCTGATGGGAGATGCGAGGTGGAGGCCATGGACCGCGACCGGAGCGCCTTCTTGAGATATTGGATCCTCTGTTCGTCTCTTCTCGCGGCCTGCGCCACCTCCCCAATGCGGCCCGCGGCACCCGAAATGGGAACCGCGACCGTGACTCCCGTGGTCCAGGCTCCTCCGAGCACCGAGTTCACCTTCGCGAGTGTCGAGGTGTTCGGCTCGAGAAAGGTCCCGAAGGAGAAGCTGCTCGAAGTCATCGGGCTGCCGGCTCCGGGCACCCGGATCGACAAGGCCCGGTTCGATTTCGTGGGGATGCTCCAGGCGAGCAAGAAGCGCTTGCTCGAGACCTGGAAGTTCGCCCTGTGTCGGTACTCGGTGATCGAGTACCCCGGCAACATCATGCGCGTGACGGTGGACCTCGTGGACGAGGGCGACGAGTGGCGCATGGCGTTCCATCCCGCGCCGGAAGGCCAGCCCGAGGATCCGGGCGGCCTGGTCGCCGCCTGGGCCCGCTACGTGGAGAAGCTCGAGGGGCTGAGGCGTACCGGGGCGTATCCCGTCTTCGGAGCAGGGCAGTGCCAGGGAATCGTCTGCTTCGGAGGCTTCGGACATCCGGAGCTGCTGCCGCTCGAGCAGACCTTCGTCGAGGGGGTACCTCGCCACTTCGATGCCCTCGTGCGAGTGGTGCGTGAGGACCGCGACGAAGTCCGGCGAATGCACGCGGTGATGTTGCTCTCGTACGGTTCGTCGCGAGAGAAGCTCGCGGCGGTGCTCGGGCCGGCGGTGAAGGACCCGTCCACGGGTGTGCGCAACGAAGCCTTGCGCATGCTCGGCGCCATCCAGAAGGACCAGGGGCACACCATCAGCCCGTTGGAGCCCGTGCTCGAGGCGCTCTGGTTCCCGCAGAGTACCGACCGCAACAAGGCTGGCTGGGCGCTCGTGCGGATTGTCGAGACCGAGGGTGCTGTTCGCCGCAAGCAGATTCTCGACTCCGCGGGTGAGATGCTCCTCCAGATGGCCGCCATGGAGCAGCCGACCGACTCCGAGCCCGCGCTCAAGGTGTTGACCCTCCTCGCCGGTCGCGACCTGGGGGACGAGGGAGCGCGGCGTCGGTGGGTCGAGGAGACGACCACGCGTGAGCGAGGGTCGGAGCACTGAGCGGGAGGGGGCCGACAGTCCGTCCGGCCATGGCGCCCAAAAGAAAACCCCGGAATCACTCGAGGAGTGACTCCGGGGCTTGTGGCCAGGGTCGGACTTGAACCGACTACCTGCGGATTATGAGACCGCCGCTCTAACCAGGTGAGCTACCTGGCCGTAAGGTCTAACCTACGGCTTTTACTACGGAACTTCCAGTACTTCGTTATCGCGCCTCCTGTTGGACCGACCACGCCCATCAGGGAGGGTGACTCGACGAGCCGAGTTACGGGGCGGCTCTATACCACACGCGCTTCCAAGGGCAATGGGATCGCGATGGGGGCCGTGCGAAGTGGGGTCGAACCGTGCCGTGGGGGACGGGGTGGCTGGCGCGAGGGGACTGTTCCGCAATGGAGCGACACCGGTCTCGTGGCTCTCCCGCCCTTTGGGCGGAGGGGCCCCGAGGCGGAAGCTCCCTGAATGGCTGCTCCGCCGCTCGAGCTCCGAGGGGAGGCCTTGGTCAGCCAATGGAAGAGGACGGGTGGACCGGCGGACATTGCCTCTGGCGGCGGTACGAGTACATGGAGCCGCTCGAATGCAGAGCCTGAAGCGGTGGAGACAGAAGGTCCAGCAGCTCAAGACGGAGGTGGCGGCGCTCTTCATCGCGATCCGGCACCCTGGAGTCCCCTGGTACGCGAAGCTCCTTGCGGCGGGGGTGGTCGCCTATGCGCTGAGCCCCGTGGACCTCATTCCCGACTTCATCCCGGTCCTCGGCCTCCTCGACGACCTGGTCCTCGTCCCACTTGGCATTCTCCTGGTCCGCCGGCTCATTCCTCCCGCGGTGCTCGCCGAATGTCGGGACAGGGCACGCGCGGAGGAGAACCTGCGCAAGACGAGCTGGGCCGCGGGGGCGGTCATCATCACCCTGTGGGTGCTGCTCGCGCTGCTGCTCGTGCGGTGGTTGCGGCACCCCTGACGCCATCGCCCGGGCCGGCGCCGTCCGTCTCCGGGGGGCGCGGTTGGTTCGCTTCTGCATGGGGCGTCGCTCTGTCATGTCGGACACTGCACCTGCCTCTTCGTTGTGGGTGTCTACTGCGGTGGATCAAGCCTGCTTCCGAGGGCACTGGGAGCGCGATGGGACATGGCTCCATGTGGCTCGGAGGGGGACTGGGACCTGGGACCGGGGGCGGTAATGGCCAGGTGGGCGCGAGACTTCACGCCTGATGGGGTTCAGACTTGTTAAAGCCAAGAGGCTTTCTCTCCTGAAGGGAACGTCCATGCCGACCGAGCCAGGGACCTCTGTGTCGTCGAGTGCGCCGCGAATGCACCTGCTCGACCGGTTCCTCAGCGCCCGCGTGAAGGCCGCGCTGTTCTCCGAAGGCTGGGGCGACGAGTCCGCGCTGGTGGGGGCCTCGTTGATGTCGCACCTGTGCCCAGAGGTCCGTCCGCTCGAGGTCAGGTGGGCGAGGCCCAGCGAGCAGGGGCGCCGGCTCGTCGTGGATGGCTTCTTCGACTCTCCATGTCCCTTGCTCCCGAAGGAGGTTCGACAGGGATACTTGCGGCGCATCTCCGCGAAGCCGGGGCCGTCACGAGGCGCCTGCGTCATCCTCGCGGCGTCGAGGGACGAGGGCTACTTCATCCGCTCGTGGCTGTTCGCGCCGCTCGCCGAGCAGGGCGTCGATGTCTTCCTGCTGGAGAACCCCTACTACGGCGTCCGGCGCGCGCTCGGGCAGCGCGGGCCTCATGTGCGGACCGTGAGCGACCAGCTCACCATGAACCTGGCTACCATCGAGGAGGCTCGCTCCTTCGTGGCCTTCGCGAAGGCGCAGGGCTACGAACGCGTCGCCGTCGCTGGCTACAGCATGGGCGGCTTCATGGCCGCGCTGACCGCCGCGACGTTGCCCATGCCCGTCGGTGTCGCCGCGCTCGCGGCGGGAGCCTCGCCCGCGCCGGTGTTCACGAAGGGCGCCCACTCCCGCTCCGTGAACTTCCGCGCGCTCTCGCTCACCACGAGCGAGGGCGAGGCCCGTGCCCGCCTCGCGAACATCCTGGACGCCGCGAGTGCTCGCACGCTGCCCCCACCTCCGCAGCCGGACGCGGCCATCATCGTCGCGTGCGCGAAGGACGGCTTCGTCCCCATCGCGGAGGCCGAGGCCCTGCATGCGCACTGGGCAGGCAGTGAGCTGCGCATCATCGACGCCGGCCACATCTCCGCCGTCTTCACGGAGGGCCCCGCGTTGCGCAGGGCCATCCGTGACGCCCTCGACCGCGTGCGCGTGTAGCCGGACCCGAGCGAACCGCCCGGCCACACGCGGGGCCCGTCACGGCGCGGTGGGCAGGGAGTCCAGTCCGGCGGCGAAGAGGACGGCGGCCTCGGCCTGCTTCACGGCCTCGCTCTGCTGGAGGTGGAGCACCCGCATGTCCTTGAGCGAGCGGAAGGCATCGAGCAGCTCCAGGATTCCGCCACGGCCCTCGCGATAGGCATCCTCGGCCATCCTCCGCACCGTGGGCAGCCGCTCGACCACGTCCTTCTCCAAGCGGGCCAACGCCTCCGTCCTCTTCAAGAGCACCGCATGGGCGCGCGACAGCTCCGC is part of the Myxococcus stipitatus genome and encodes:
- a CDS encoding YkvA family protein, with amino-acid sequence MQSLKRWRQKVQQLKTEVAALFIAIRHPGVPWYAKLLAAGVVAYALSPVDLIPDFIPVLGLLDDLVLVPLGILLVRRLIPPAVLAECRDRARAEENLRKTSWAAGAVIITLWVLLALLLVRWLRHP
- a CDS encoding HEAT repeat domain-containing protein codes for the protein MTPVVQAPPSTEFTFASVEVFGSRKVPKEKLLEVIGLPAPGTRIDKARFDFVGMLQASKKRLLETWKFALCRYSVIEYPGNIMRVTVDLVDEGDEWRMAFHPAPEGQPEDPGGLVAAWARYVEKLEGLRRTGAYPVFGAGQCQGIVCFGGFGHPELLPLEQTFVEGVPRHFDALVRVVREDRDEVRRMHAVMLLSYGSSREKLAAVLGPAVKDPSTGVRNEALRMLGAIQKDQGHTISPLEPVLEALWFPQSTDRNKAGWALVRIVETEGAVRRKQILDSAGEMLLQMAAMEQPTDSEPALKVLTLLAGRDLGDEGARRRWVEETTTRERGSEH
- a CDS encoding alpha/beta fold hydrolase, whose product is MHLLDRFLSARVKAALFSEGWGDESALVGASLMSHLCPEVRPLEVRWARPSEQGRRLVVDGFFDSPCPLLPKEVRQGYLRRISAKPGPSRGACVILAASRDEGYFIRSWLFAPLAEQGVDVFLLENPYYGVRRALGQRGPHVRTVSDQLTMNLATIEEARSFVAFAKAQGYERVAVAGYSMGGFMAALTAATLPMPVGVAALAAGASPAPVFTKGAHSRSVNFRALSLTTSEGEARARLANILDAASARTLPPPPQPDAAIIVACAKDGFVPIAEAEALHAHWAGSELRIIDAGHISAVFTEGPALRRAIRDALDRVRV